A single Bacillus sp. HMF5848 DNA region contains:
- a CDS encoding metallophosphoesterase family protein translates to MKLLITSDSHGWQKQLLDIKKNHEDVTDLIHCGDSELAADTDELVGYQVVRGNCDYDSGFPNDLITEFAGYKIYVTHGHLYNVKMSLQNLLYRAQETGAKIVCFGHSHIAGSEMIDNVLFINPGSIRLPRKRQEETYAILEVVANSVTVRFYQLNGVEVASLRATYTL, encoded by the coding sequence ATGAAGCTTTTGATAACAAGTGATAGTCATGGTTGGCAGAAACAATTACTTGATATTAAAAAAAACCATGAAGATGTAACTGATCTGATTCATTGTGGAGACTCTGAGTTAGCGGCTGATACAGATGAATTAGTTGGCTACCAGGTTGTGCGAGGGAATTGCGATTATGATTCTGGTTTTCCAAATGATTTGATTACGGAATTTGCTGGATATAAAATTTACGTTACGCATGGACACTTATATAATGTTAAGATGTCTTTGCAAAACTTATTGTACCGTGCACAAGAAACTGGTGCAAAAATTGTATGCTTTGGCCATTCTCATATAGCTGGCAGTGAGATGATTGATAATGTTCTGTTTATCAACCCTGGAAGTATTCGTTTACCTAGAAAACGTCAAGAAGAAACGTATGCTATACTTGAAGTGGTGGCAAATAGCGTGACAGTTCGCTTTTATCAACTAAATGGTGTAGAAGTTGCTTCCCTTCGAGCTACATACACGCTATAA
- a CDS encoding XTP/dITP diphosphatase → MKKLMVATTNAGKVREIAAILESTGIKVTSLLDLDEKIDVEETGSTFVENAVLKAKTIAKLLQVPVLADDSGLEVDALNGEPGVYSARYAGEGKNDEANIHKVLQRLEGVSLPNRSARFKCALAVYEPEQDKTIIVEGACEGIITEKPVGSNGFGYDPIFFIGKLGRTMAQLTKEEKNSISHRADALRKLQQTWTEIS, encoded by the coding sequence ATGAAAAAGTTAATGGTTGCCACAACGAATGCGGGAAAAGTAAGAGAGATCGCAGCTATTTTAGAGTCAACAGGTATAAAAGTTACGTCGTTACTTGACCTAGATGAAAAAATAGATGTCGAAGAGACAGGATCGACATTTGTGGAAAATGCAGTATTAAAAGCAAAAACGATAGCAAAGCTATTGCAAGTACCTGTATTAGCAGATGATTCTGGTCTTGAAGTTGATGCACTTAATGGAGAGCCAGGTGTTTATTCAGCTAGATATGCTGGTGAAGGGAAAAATGATGAGGCAAACATACATAAAGTACTACAGCGACTAGAAGGTGTGTCGCTTCCTAACAGATCGGCAAGATTCAAGTGCGCTCTTGCTGTATATGAACCTGAACAAGATAAAACCATTATCGTTGAAGGTGCTTGTGAAGGAATTATTACAGAAAAGCCAGTGGGGAGTAACGGATTCGGATATGATCCGATATTTTTCATTGGAAAATTAGGAAGAACGATGGCACAATTAACAAAAGAAGAGAAGAACTCTATAAGTCATCGAGCAGATGCACTAAGAAAGCTACAACAAACTTGGACTGAAATAAGTTAA
- the rph gene encoding ribonuclease PH → MRVDGREKDQVRPITIETNYLKHPEGSVLISVGDTKVICTATIEDKVPPFMRGEGRGWITAEYSMLPRATNTRNIRESSKGKVSGRTMEIQRLIGRALRSIVDLSAIGERTIWIDCDVIQADGGTRTASITGAFVAMVEAIDKHAKNHNMSKFPVTDFLAATSVGLLEGTGEVLDLNYVEDSAALVDMNVVMTGKSELVEIQGTGEEATFSREQFNTLLDLAEKGIHDLIELQHSALGEIAKKIGK, encoded by the coding sequence ATGAGAGTAGATGGTCGCGAAAAGGATCAAGTAAGACCAATTACAATTGAAACTAATTATTTAAAACATCCTGAAGGCTCTGTGTTAATTTCGGTAGGAGATACAAAGGTAATATGTACAGCTACTATTGAAGATAAAGTCCCCCCTTTTATGAGAGGAGAAGGTAGAGGTTGGATCACAGCCGAATATTCTATGCTCCCTAGAGCTACAAATACACGTAATATTCGTGAATCATCAAAAGGAAAAGTGTCTGGACGTACGATGGAAATTCAACGATTAATTGGACGGGCATTACGTTCTATTGTTGATTTATCAGCCATTGGCGAACGAACAATCTGGATTGATTGCGATGTTATCCAGGCTGATGGAGGTACACGAACTGCATCAATTACAGGTGCCTTTGTAGCGATGGTAGAAGCAATTGATAAACATGCTAAGAATCATAATATGTCTAAATTTCCAGTAACGGATTTTTTAGCAGCAACTTCTGTTGGTTTGTTAGAGGGAACAGGAGAAGTACTTGACTTGAATTATGTGGAGGACTCTGCTGCCCTTGTTGATATGAATGTAGTTATGACAGGTAAAAGTGAATTAGTAGAAATACAAGGTACTGGTGAAGAAGCGACTTTTTCTCGCGAACAATTCAATACACTACTAGATTTAGCTGAAAAAGGTATTCATGATTTAATCGAGCTTCAGCATAGTGCTTTAGGAGAAATAGCTAAAAAAATAGGAAAATAA
- a CDS encoding GerMN domain-containing protein, whose product MQKMRFKLITMLVFLVFLLAGCGLFGKDQQETMQEIDPPQDVTYLEEGLPVTSEEGTANNVEGTDGGDAAVEEASTYLRELYLIDKNGYVVPQTFELPKVEGVAKQALEYLVANGPVQELLPNGFRAVLPPDTVINGVNMEEDGTLVVDFSKEFTDYAPEDEKRILEALTWTLTQFEQVDKVQIQINGYEQNVMPVNQTPIGESYSRANGINLDSSLVADITNSKAVTVYYLGQNEGSIYYVPVTKRVQANEENLYTAIVSELINGPAYGSGLLTEMNERAKLLSDPSYENGTLTLNFDESIYGSFGESILANSVIDTIALSLIGQMGIEQVSLQVNGSSQDLVGENGQLLTEPVGRPEKINPVSF is encoded by the coding sequence ATGCAGAAAATGCGATTCAAGCTTATCACAATGTTAGTATTTCTAGTATTTCTCTTAGCAGGGTGTGGTCTTTTTGGTAAAGATCAGCAAGAGACAATGCAGGAGATAGATCCACCACAAGACGTTACGTATTTAGAAGAAGGGCTCCCTGTTACATCAGAAGAAGGTACTGCCAATAATGTAGAAGGTACAGATGGTGGTGATGCTGCAGTAGAAGAAGCAAGCACATACCTTCGTGAGCTGTATTTAATTGATAAAAATGGATATGTTGTTCCTCAAACATTTGAGCTTCCTAAAGTAGAAGGTGTCGCTAAACAAGCGTTAGAGTACCTTGTTGCGAATGGGCCGGTTCAAGAATTACTACCGAATGGATTCAGAGCTGTTTTACCTCCTGACACCGTTATAAATGGTGTTAACATGGAGGAGGATGGTACGTTAGTTGTAGATTTTTCAAAAGAATTTACTGACTATGCACCAGAAGATGAAAAGCGTATTTTAGAGGCCTTAACATGGACATTAACACAGTTTGAACAAGTAGATAAAGTGCAAATTCAAATAAATGGATATGAACAAAATGTAATGCCAGTTAACCAAACTCCAATTGGAGAGAGCTATAGCAGAGCTAATGGAATAAACCTTGATTCATCACTTGTAGCAGATATTACGAATTCAAAGGCAGTGACCGTGTATTATTTAGGTCAAAATGAAGGCTCTATCTATTATGTACCTGTTACTAAAAGAGTGCAGGCGAATGAGGAGAATTTGTATACAGCTATCGTTAGTGAGCTAATAAATGGCCCTGCTTACGGATCTGGACTTTTAACAGAAATGAATGAACGTGCGAAGTTACTTTCAGACCCTTCTTATGAGAATGGGACACTTACATTGAATTTTGACGAGTCCATTTATGGTAGCTTCGGTGAGAGCATCTTAGCTAATTCAGTTATTGATACAATTGCTTTATCACTAATAGGCCAAATGGGCATTGAGCAAGTCTCACTTCAAGTGAACGGGTCTTCACAAGATTTAGTGGGAGAAAACGGTCAGTTGTTAACAGAACCAGTAGGTCGTCCGGAAAAAATTAACCCAGTTAGTTTTTAA
- the racE gene encoding glutamate racemase gives MKKPIGVIDSGVGGLTVAKEIIRQLPKEQIIYLGDTARCPYGPRSTEEVRQFTWEMTNYLLSFDIKMLVIACNTATAAVLDEIQNELSIPVIGVVHPGARTALKTTKNHHIGVIGTVGTVKSGAYEKALTSINPNVVVEALACPLFVPLVESGDFEGDYAQHIVQESLQPIRHSGIDSLILGCTHYPIIRSLIQADIGPNVTLICSGDETAREVSTILYHNNLLNKAKKREQHLFLTTGPKEIFQKIATKWFEKPVDRIESIVLPSAN, from the coding sequence TTGAAAAAACCTATAGGAGTCATCGATTCTGGTGTGGGCGGGTTAACTGTTGCAAAAGAAATAATACGTCAACTGCCTAAAGAGCAAATTATATACTTAGGTGATACGGCTAGATGTCCGTATGGACCTAGAAGTACAGAAGAAGTTCGTCAATTCACTTGGGAAATGACGAACTATTTATTGTCTTTTGATATTAAAATGCTTGTGATAGCGTGTAATACAGCAACTGCAGCTGTATTAGATGAAATACAAAATGAATTATCAATCCCAGTCATTGGTGTTGTTCACCCTGGTGCCAGAACAGCTTTAAAAACAACGAAAAATCATCATATAGGCGTAATTGGAACAGTGGGTACAGTGAAAAGTGGGGCATACGAGAAGGCTCTTACGTCCATTAACCCTAATGTTGTAGTAGAAGCTCTTGCGTGTCCATTATTTGTACCTTTAGTCGAAAGCGGAGATTTTGAAGGGGATTACGCACAGCATATTGTTCAAGAATCTCTTCAGCCGATTAGGCATTCAGGAATAGACTCTTTAATTTTAGGGTGCACTCATTATCCGATTATTAGATCACTGATACAAGCCGATATTGGACCTAATGTGACACTTATTTGTTCTGGAGATGAAACAGCTCGTGAAGTCAGCACAATTCTATATCACAATAATCTATTAAACAAAGCTAAAAAACGAGAGCAACACTTGTTTTTGACAACTGGTCCAAAAGAGATTTTTCAAAAAATCGCTACTAAATGGTTTGAAAAGCCTGTAGATCGAATAGAGTCCATTGTATTACCTTCAGCAAACTAG
- a CDS encoding MarR family winged helix-turn-helix transcriptional regulator, whose product MTTPSNRQTVAEIEKSLRYIAHIIKQKGREILSNYTITPPQFVALQWLLEEGDMTIGELSNKMFLACSTTTDLVDRMEKSELVMRVKDTNDRRVVRIHLLEEGARIIEEVIEKRQDYLEKTLIQFSSEEILLLQQNLDRLHREMNKE is encoded by the coding sequence ATGACTACCCCTAGCAATCGACAAACCGTTGCTGAAATAGAGAAATCATTACGATATATTGCGCATATTATTAAACAAAAGGGTCGAGAAATTCTTAGTAATTATACAATTACACCTCCGCAGTTTGTTGCGTTACAGTGGCTTCTTGAAGAAGGAGATATGACAATAGGTGAGCTATCTAACAAAATGTTTTTAGCTTGTAGCACCACCACAGACCTTGTTGACCGAATGGAAAAGAGTGAATTAGTTATGCGTGTTAAAGACACGAATGACCGTCGCGTTGTGCGAATCCATTTGTTAGAGGAAGGTGCGCGAATTATTGAAGAAGTAATAGAGAAGCGACAAGATTATCTGGAAAAAACTTTGATTCAATTTTCAAGTGAAGAGATTCTTTTGCTTCAACAAAACTTAGATAGATTACATCGAGAAATGAACAAAGAATGA
- the gerE gene encoding spore germination transcription factor GerE produces the protein MKDKQFQPKPLLTKREREVFELLVQDKTTKEIAGELFISEKTVRNHISNAMQKLGVKGRSQAVVELLRMGELEL, from the coding sequence TTGAAGGACAAACAATTTCAACCTAAGCCATTACTCACGAAAAGAGAAAGAGAAGTATTCGAACTGTTGGTACAGGATAAGACTACCAAGGAAATTGCAGGTGAACTGTTTATAAGTGAGAAGACAGTACGCAATCACATATCGAATGCAATGCAAAAGCTCGGTGTAAAGGGGCGTTCTCAGGCTGTTGTCGAATTATTACGCATGGGAGAACTCGAGCTTTAA
- the sdhB gene encoding succinate dehydrogenase iron-sulfur subunit, whose amino-acid sequence MSDKKVIRLIITRQDKPDSAPYEQEFEIPYRPNMNVISALMEIRRNPVEVNGNKTTPITWEMGCLEEVCGACSMVINGKPRQSCSALIDQLEQPIRLEPMRTFPVVRDLQVDRSRMFDSLKKVKAWIPIDGTYDLGPGPRMPEKKRQWAYELSKCMTCGVCLEACPNVNSKADFIGPAPLSQVRLFNAHPTGAMNKGERLEAIMGDGGLTNCGNSQNCVQSCPKGIPLTTSIAALNRDVTIQSFRNLFGSDQV is encoded by the coding sequence ATGAGTGATAAAAAAGTCATTCGCTTAATTATCACACGCCAAGACAAACCTGACTCTGCTCCATATGAGCAAGAATTTGAAATCCCATATCGTCCGAATATGAACGTTATCTCGGCATTAATGGAAATTCGTAGAAACCCTGTAGAGGTTAATGGTAATAAAACAACTCCTATTACATGGGAAATGGGTTGTCTTGAAGAGGTTTGTGGTGCCTGTTCTATGGTGATTAATGGGAAGCCGCGTCAGTCATGTTCAGCTCTTATTGACCAATTAGAACAACCAATTCGTCTTGAACCAATGCGCACATTCCCAGTTGTGAGAGACTTACAGGTTGATAGAAGCCGTATGTTTGATTCGCTTAAAAAGGTAAAAGCGTGGATTCCTATTGATGGTACGTATGATTTAGGGCCTGGACCACGTATGCCAGAAAAAAAGAGACAATGGGCTTATGAACTTTCTAAATGTATGACATGTGGAGTATGCTTAGAGGCATGTCCGAATGTTAACAGTAAAGCTGATTTCATTGGACCTGCACCACTATCACAAGTTCGTTTGTTCAACGCTCATCCAACAGGTGCGATGAATAAAGGGGAAAGACTTGAAGCCATTATGGGTGATGGTGGACTTACAAACTGTGGTAACTCGCAAAACTGTGTGCAATCTTGTCCAAAAGGAATACCATTAACAACTTCAATTGCAGCTTTAAACAGAGATGTAACGATACAGTCATTCCGTAATCTATTTGGTAGTGACCAAGTATAA
- the sdhA gene encoding succinate dehydrogenase flavoprotein subunit: MSKSKVIVVGGGLAGLMATIKAAEAGYQVELFSLVPVKRSHSVCAQGGINGAVNTKGEGDSPWEHFDDTVYGGDFLANQPPVKAMCDAAPGIIHLLDRMGVMFNRTPEGLLDFRRFGGTQHHRTAFAGATTGQQLLYALDEQVRRHEVAGLVTKYEGWEFLGAVLDDERVCRGIVAQDLTSSEIQSFRADAVILATGGPGIIFGKSTNSVINTGSAAAIVYQQGAYYANGEFIQIHPTAIPGDDKLRLMSESARGEGGRVWTYKDGKPWYFLEEKYPAYGNLVPRDIATREIFHVCVDLKLGINGENMVYLDLSHKDPKELDIKLGGIMEIYEKFMGDDPRKVPMKIFPAVHYSMGGLWVDYDQMTNIPGLFAAGECDYSQHGANRLGANSLLSAIYGGMVAGPKAIEYIKGLDSHAEDLPSELFETFVKEEQQKWDDILSMNGTENAYVLHKELGEWMTDNVTVVRENDRLLKTDEKLQELLERYKNININDTATWSNQGATFTRQLYNMIQLARVITIGAYNRNESRGAHYKPEFPDRNDEDWLKTTMASYDKANNQPVFHYEEVDVSLIKPRLRDYTKKKNEKKAEAKQENKQAEGSVKA; the protein is encoded by the coding sequence TTGAGTAAATCTAAAGTCATAGTTGTCGGAGGCGGCTTAGCTGGTCTTATGGCAACAATTAAAGCAGCTGAAGCTGGCTATCAAGTTGAATTATTTTCCCTTGTGCCTGTAAAACGTTCTCATTCCGTATGTGCACAAGGTGGTATAAATGGTGCTGTAAATACAAAAGGGGAAGGAGATTCTCCGTGGGAGCATTTTGATGATACGGTGTATGGAGGAGACTTCCTAGCAAATCAGCCACCAGTAAAAGCAATGTGTGATGCCGCTCCTGGTATCATTCATTTATTGGATCGTATGGGTGTTATGTTTAACCGTACACCTGAAGGTTTATTAGACTTCCGTCGTTTTGGTGGTACACAACATCACCGCACTGCGTTCGCAGGAGCTACGACAGGTCAACAGTTATTATACGCATTAGATGAACAAGTTCGTCGCCATGAAGTAGCGGGTCTTGTAACAAAATATGAAGGCTGGGAATTCCTCGGTGCTGTTTTAGATGATGAAAGAGTGTGTCGTGGAATAGTCGCACAAGACTTAACGTCAAGTGAAATACAATCATTCCGTGCAGATGCAGTTATTTTAGCAACCGGTGGCCCAGGTATTATTTTTGGTAAATCAACAAACTCAGTTATAAACACGGGATCCGCCGCTGCTATTGTATATCAACAAGGCGCTTATTACGCAAACGGTGAGTTTATTCAAATTCATCCAACAGCGATCCCAGGCGATGACAAGCTTCGCTTAATGAGTGAATCAGCTCGCGGTGAAGGCGGACGTGTTTGGACATATAAAGATGGGAAGCCATGGTACTTCTTAGAAGAAAAGTACCCTGCATACGGGAACTTAGTTCCACGTGATATCGCTACGCGTGAAATATTCCATGTTTGTGTTGACTTGAAGCTTGGGATCAATGGTGAAAACATGGTTTACCTTGATTTATCACATAAAGACCCTAAAGAGCTAGATATTAAGCTTGGTGGGATTATGGAGATTTATGAGAAATTCATGGGTGATGACCCACGTAAAGTTCCAATGAAGATTTTCCCAGCTGTCCATTACTCGATGGGTGGATTATGGGTTGATTACGATCAAATGACTAACATACCTGGCTTATTTGCAGCAGGTGAGTGTGATTATTCTCAGCACGGAGCAAACCGCTTAGGTGCCAACTCATTATTATCGGCTATTTATGGTGGTATGGTTGCTGGTCCAAAAGCTATTGAATATATTAAAGGCTTGGATAGTCATGCAGAAGACTTACCTTCAGAGCTATTCGAAACATTTGTGAAGGAAGAACAGCAAAAATGGGATGACATTCTATCTATGAATGGTACTGAAAATGCATACGTTCTTCACAAAGAGTTAGGTGAGTGGATGACAGATAACGTGACGGTTGTACGTGAAAACGACCGATTATTAAAAACAGATGAAAAGCTTCAAGAGCTTCTTGAACGTTATAAGAACATTAATATTAATGATACTGCAACTTGGAGTAACCAAGGGGCAACATTTACAAGACAGTTATACAACATGATTCAGTTAGCACGTGTCATTACAATAGGTGCTTATAACCGTAATGAAAGTCGCGGTGCACATTATAAGCCTGAATTCCCTGATCGTAATGATGAGGATTGGTTAAAAACAACTATGGCTAGCTACGATAAGGCGAATAATCAACCAGTATTCCATTACGAGGAAGTAGATGTGTCATTAATTAAGCCTCGTCTACGCGATTATACGAAGAAGAAAAATGAAAAAAAAGCAGAAGCAAAGCAGGAAAACAAACAAGCAGAAGGGAGTGTTAAAGCATGA
- a CDS encoding succinate dehydrogenase cytochrome b558 subunit: MASNREFLNRRLHSLLGVIPVGVFLIVHLTVNYYATISPEAYNQAAKVMHYLPFRILLELFVIFIPLIFHAVYGLYIAFTAKNNVSKYNYFRNWMFLLQRITGVLTLIFVVWHVWQTRVQAAFGAEVNFDMMANIVDNPFMLAFYIAGILASVFHFANGLWSFFVSWGLTVTPRSQQIATYVTMAIFFGLSFVGLRAIFAFVS, encoded by the coding sequence ATGGCAAGCAATCGAGAATTTTTGAATCGTAGGCTTCATTCATTGTTGGGGGTTATTCCAGTAGGTGTGTTTTTAATCGTACACTTAACGGTAAACTATTATGCAACAATAAGTCCAGAAGCATACAATCAAGCTGCAAAAGTCATGCATTATTTACCATTTCGTATTTTACTTGAACTTTTTGTTATTTTCATACCTTTGATCTTTCATGCTGTTTACGGCCTGTATATAGCTTTTACAGCAAAGAACAATGTAAGCAAATACAACTACTTCCGTAACTGGATGTTTTTGTTGCAACGAATTACGGGTGTTCTTACGTTAATTTTCGTTGTATGGCATGTTTGGCAAACGAGAGTTCAAGCAGCATTCGGTGCAGAGGTTAACTTTGATATGATGGCGAACATAGTAGATAATCCATTCATGCTAGCATTCTATATAGCTGGTATTCTAGCTTCAGTATTCCACTTTGCTAACGGTTTATGGTCATTCTTCGTAAGCTGGGGATTAACGGTAACACCGCGTTCTCAACAAATTGCAACATATGTAACAATGGCTATATTCTTTGGATTGTCTTTCGTGGGATTGCGTGCAATTTTTGCATTTGTCTCTTAA
- a CDS encoding YslB family protein, translating into MKTEKTLLLDELTVSAFAVELLRHDLLDEILGKEKDFILYCAGKRIADKYPLYSIEEMVQFFNSAGWGILQLEKEKNDELQFSLTGSLITFRLQQKATFQLEAGFLAAQIQRQKKLIAECHEQTNNRREKVTFTVRWDIKDSVENNL; encoded by the coding sequence GTGAAAACTGAAAAGACATTATTACTTGATGAATTAACAGTTTCAGCGTTTGCTGTCGAGTTATTGCGTCATGACTTATTAGATGAAATTTTAGGTAAAGAAAAGGACTTTATTCTCTATTGTGCGGGTAAACGAATAGCAGACAAATATCCTCTATACTCCATAGAAGAAATGGTCCAGTTTTTTAATAGTGCTGGATGGGGTATATTGCAGCTTGAGAAAGAAAAGAACGATGAACTTCAATTTTCACTAACAGGAAGCCTCATTACATTTCGTCTACAACAAAAAGCAACTTTTCAGTTAGAAGCAGGCTTTTTAGCCGCCCAAATACAAAGACAAAAAAAGCTCATAGCCGAATGCCACGAGCAGACAAATAACAGACGTGAAAAAGTAACCTTTACTGTACGCTGGGACATAAAGGACAGTGTGGAGAATAATTTATAA